The following coding sequences are from one Coffea arabica cultivar ET-39 chromosome 11e, Coffea Arabica ET-39 HiFi, whole genome shotgun sequence window:
- the LOC140021767 gene encoding uncharacterized protein, whose protein sequence is MLYLSNWYTVETYLKCYEGAICPMNGEGNWEKTDVDGPKPPLYGKTAGRPKKQRRRTADEDQQEKEKKAKKMSRVGQVIRCKYCLQKDHNVRSCKLKKAENNASGSGIQSNEAANNARSDEVDSGDCNEANRTEVLVTCTPQIFDKNPNNKSAKRTKRPHAKSRVQDGSMHDATEFANSTGTNHLEDVPITSSVPASPNLYEVFGLKRSQVKYSQPLHSRKEQEKVQMPVKAKSVHMEVAAAATAATKRVAGSSRMKGKNKLL, encoded by the exons ATGTTATATCTATCCAACTGGTATACAGTTGAGACATACCTAAAATGCTATGAAGGAGCTATTTGTCCAATGAATGGGGAAGGAAATTGGGAGAAGACTGATGTTGATGGTCCAAAACCCCCTTTATATGGTAAAACAGCTGGAAGACCTAAAAAACAAAGGAGAAGGACTGCTGATGAGGACcagcaagaaaaggaaaaaaaggccaAGAAAATGAGTAGAGTGGGGCAGGTAATAAGATGCAAATACTGTCTGCAAAAAGATCACAACGTGAGATCTTGTAAGCTTAAAAAGGCTGAAAACAATGCCTCAGGATCTGGTATACAGAGCAATGAAGCTGCCAATAATGCAAGATCTGATGAAGTTGACAGTGGAGACTGCAATGAAGCTAATCGCACTGAGGTTCTGGTTACATGTACTCCCCAAATATTTGACAAGAATCCAAATAATAAGTCTGCCAAAAGAACA aAAAGACCACATGCAAAAAGTAGAGTTCAAGATGGGTCAATGCATGATGCAACAGAGTTTGCAAATTCAACT GGGACTAATCATTTGGAAGATGTTCCTATTACAAGTTCTGTCCCAGCGTCTCCTAATTTATATGAAGTTTTCGGTCTAAAAAGATCTCAAGTGAAATACAGCCAACCACTACATTCAAGAAAAGAGCAAGAGAAAGTGCAGATGCCTGTCAAAGCCAAATCTGTCCACATGGaagttgctgctgctgctactgCTGCTACCAAACGAGTTGCTGGTTCTTCAAGAATGAAGGGGAAAAACAAACTACTATAA